In Sorangium aterium, the genomic stretch GCTCGTCGTCGGGGGAGAGGCGAGCATCTTCAACCCCATCTCCCAGCAGTGGGTCGCCGACCAGATCCCCGGCGCCGAGCTCATCCTCTTCGGCGCGGACGAGGGGGGCAGCCACTTCATGTGGCTCGAGAACCCCGAGAAGTTCAACGAGGATGTCCTCGACTTCCTCGGCTGAGCTGCACCGCCCTTGAGCAGCCGTCGCGCGGGGTTGCGCGGCGATACCTGGCTTCGCTGTCGATACGATGACGCGGCGCCTACTTCTTTTTTCTGCTCGACCAGCTCTCGATCGGCAGGCCCTGAAATCGTTGAAAGTCTCGAATGTTCGCCGTTACCAAGATCAAGTCGTTGCTCTTCGCGATGGCGGCGCTCTGCCCGTCCACGAACGGTGCCGGCGTTCCCTTCGCATCGAGCCGAGCGCGCTCGTCGGCATGCCATGCCGAGGCCGCGGCGTCGTATGGCAAGATGGGAAAAGACACGTAGACGACCTCGCGCAGGTACGCCTCCAGCGCTGTGCGCCGCTTGCCTGAGGGCAGGAGCCGACAGCCGTACCACAGCTCGTGCCATACGGGGGCGGCGAGCGCACTCTCGTGCGCGTGGGCCTCGATCTTCGCGAGCATCGCCTCGTCGGGAACCTTCTTCATCGGCTCCGAGATCGTGGAGGTGTCGAGCAAGAAGCGCGGGCTCACA encodes the following:
- a CDS encoding type II toxin-antitoxin system VapC family toxin, whose protein sequence is MSPRFLLDTSTISEPMKKVPDEAMLAKIEAHAHESALAAPVWHELWYGCRLLPSGKRRTALEAYLREVVYVSFPILPYDAAASAWHADERARLDAKGTPAPFVDGQSAAIAKSNDLILVTANIRDFQRFQGLPIESWSSRKKK